In one Ornithinimicrobium pratense genomic region, the following are encoded:
- a CDS encoding GntR family transcriptional regulator — protein sequence MRLSISGADPRPPYVQVRAQIQEAINTGRLPDQTHLPPVRQLAADLGLATGTVARAYKELEAEGLVRTARGAGTRVVAPRDGGRPGQDEEARRHAAALVGQLRGLGLTDQAIVEVVLSALRATPTADGPPSG from the coding sequence GTGAGGCTGTCGATCTCCGGGGCCGACCCCCGGCCCCCTTACGTGCAGGTGCGGGCCCAGATCCAGGAGGCCATCAACACCGGCCGTCTTCCGGACCAGACGCACCTGCCCCCGGTGCGCCAGCTCGCGGCGGATCTGGGCCTGGCGACCGGCACGGTCGCCCGGGCCTACAAGGAGCTCGAGGCGGAGGGGTTGGTGCGCACCGCACGCGGTGCCGGCACCCGAGTCGTTGCTCCTCGCGACGGTGGCAGGCCGGGGCAGGACGAGGAGGCCAGACGTCACGCCGCCGCCCTCGTGGGGCAGCTGCGCGGCCTTGGCCTGACGGACCAGGCCATCGTCGAGGTCGTGCTGTCCGCACTGCGCGCCACCCCCACGGCAGACGGGCCGCCGAGCGGCTGA
- the icmF gene encoding fused isobutyryl-CoA mutase/GTPase IcmF has protein sequence MKNEQSSAPSASAAPERPPLRTPQNPVRIVTAASLFDGHDASINIMRRIMQSQGAEVVHLGHNRSVQEVVDAVLDEDANAVAVSSYQGGHVEYFEYLVQQLAEAGAGHVRVVGGGGGVIVHEEIERLRSCGVTIFSPDDGQRLGLPGMINQVINDADFDLWEVGGADIDAVLAGDRTAVARAISGAETGRMPQEDRARYAEVAAGRTAPVLGITGTGGSGKSSLTDELVRRIRMDQQDRLRIAVVAIDPTRRRGGGALLGDRIRMNAISLEDLSTGDGTDAAAEGRAAQGPRAYFRSMATRGDKEVPEALPVAIDVLKAAGFDLVIVETPGIGQGDAGIVPYVDTSLYVMTPEFGAASQLEKIDMLDFADVVAINKFERRGAMDALRDVGRQLVRNREAFGKKPEDMPVFGTSAATFNDDGVTALYQELRSVLAEKGLAVSEGTLPAVDVQHSSTIRQVVPPRRVRYLSEIAETLRDYHEDTENYAQAARRVERLAAVDDELAAAGRTDHGVDELLEQARKELPAEIEELIQGWPARVEAYSGDEQVVKVREREIHTTLTKETLSGNRIPRVALPTYDEAGALVRYWRKENLPGYFPYTAGVFPFKRDNEDPARMFAGEGDPFRTNRRFKLLSEGQPATRLSTAFDSVTLYGQDPAERPDIYGKVGTSGVSIATLEDMKALYDGFDLVSPTTSVSMTINGPAPTVLAFFLNTAIDQQLAAFREREGREPSGAEAEELRAYALANVRGTVQADILKEDQGQNTCLFTTEFSLRMMGDIQQWFIEQGVRNFYSVSISGYHIAEAGANPISQLAFTLANGFTYVESYLARGMDINDFAPNLSFFFSNGMDIEYSVIGRVARRIWAVAMKEKYGANERSQKLKYHVQTSGRSLHAQEMDFNDIRTTLQALIAIYDNANSLHTNAYDEAITTPSTESVRRALAIQLIINREWGLAMNENPNQGSFIIDQLTDLVEEAVLAEFDRISERGGVLGAMETGYQRGRIQDESLLYEHKKHDGSLPIIGVNTFLRPESEREAVKVELARATETEKQSQLERVQDFQERHAPEAAEALQRLKEAALAGDNVFAELMHAARVCSLGQITEAFFEVGGQYRRNV, from the coding sequence GTGAAGAACGAGCAGTCGTCAGCACCGTCCGCCAGCGCTGCCCCCGAGCGGCCGCCCCTGCGCACGCCGCAGAACCCGGTCCGGATCGTCACGGCGGCCAGCCTCTTCGACGGTCACGACGCTTCGATCAACATCATGCGGCGGATCATGCAGTCCCAGGGCGCCGAGGTTGTGCACCTGGGCCACAACCGTTCCGTCCAGGAGGTCGTCGACGCCGTCCTGGACGAGGACGCCAACGCGGTCGCCGTCTCTTCCTACCAGGGTGGCCACGTCGAGTACTTCGAGTACCTCGTGCAGCAGCTCGCCGAGGCGGGCGCCGGGCACGTCAGGGTCGTGGGTGGTGGCGGGGGCGTCATCGTGCACGAGGAGATCGAGCGCCTGCGCAGCTGCGGGGTGACGATCTTCAGCCCCGACGACGGGCAGCGGCTGGGTCTGCCGGGGATGATCAACCAGGTCATCAACGACGCCGACTTCGACCTCTGGGAGGTGGGAGGGGCCGACATCGACGCCGTCCTGGCGGGGGACCGCACCGCGGTGGCACGCGCCATCAGCGGCGCGGAGACCGGGAGGATGCCCCAGGAGGACAGGGCGAGGTATGCCGAGGTGGCCGCGGGCCGCACGGCCCCGGTGCTCGGGATCACCGGCACCGGTGGCTCCGGCAAGTCGTCGTTGACCGATGAGCTGGTGCGACGGATCCGGATGGACCAGCAGGACCGGCTGCGCATCGCGGTCGTGGCGATCGACCCGACCCGACGACGGGGTGGAGGAGCGCTGCTGGGCGACCGGATCCGGATGAACGCGATCTCGCTGGAGGACCTGTCGACCGGGGACGGCACGGACGCCGCCGCGGAGGGCCGGGCGGCGCAGGGACCGCGCGCCTACTTCCGCAGCATGGCCACCCGGGGTGACAAGGAGGTCCCGGAGGCGCTCCCCGTCGCGATCGATGTGCTCAAGGCCGCCGGTTTCGACCTGGTCATCGTCGAGACTCCAGGCATCGGGCAGGGTGATGCCGGGATCGTGCCCTACGTCGACACCTCGCTGTACGTCATGACGCCGGAGTTCGGCGCCGCCTCGCAGCTGGAGAAGATCGACATGCTCGACTTCGCCGACGTCGTGGCGATCAACAAGTTCGAGCGCCGCGGCGCGATGGACGCCCTGCGCGACGTCGGTCGTCAGCTGGTCCGCAACCGAGAGGCCTTCGGCAAGAAGCCGGAGGATATGCCGGTCTTCGGCACCTCGGCCGCGACCTTCAACGACGACGGGGTCACCGCGCTCTACCAGGAGCTGCGCAGCGTGCTCGCGGAGAAAGGGCTGGCCGTCTCCGAGGGCACCCTGCCAGCGGTCGATGTGCAGCACTCCTCGACGATCCGCCAGGTGGTCCCGCCGCGTCGGGTGCGCTACCTGTCCGAGATCGCCGAGACGCTCCGGGACTACCACGAGGACACCGAGAACTACGCGCAGGCGGCCCGCCGCGTCGAGCGCCTGGCGGCCGTGGACGACGAGCTGGCTGCCGCCGGCCGCACCGACCACGGCGTCGACGAGCTGCTCGAGCAGGCCCGCAAGGAGCTGCCCGCCGAGATCGAGGAGCTGATCCAGGGTTGGCCCGCCCGGGTCGAGGCCTACTCCGGCGACGAGCAGGTCGTCAAGGTGCGCGAGCGGGAGATCCACACGACGCTGACCAAGGAGACCCTGTCCGGCAACCGCATACCCCGGGTCGCCCTGCCCACGTATGACGAGGCCGGCGCCCTGGTCCGGTACTGGCGCAAGGAGAACCTGCCCGGCTACTTCCCCTACACCGCGGGTGTCTTCCCGTTCAAGCGGGACAACGAGGACCCGGCGCGGATGTTCGCCGGGGAGGGTGATCCGTTCCGCACCAACCGGCGGTTCAAGCTGCTGTCCGAAGGGCAGCCCGCGACCCGCCTGTCGACGGCCTTCGACTCGGTGACCCTCTACGGGCAGGACCCGGCGGAGCGGCCCGATATCTACGGCAAGGTCGGCACCTCGGGCGTCTCGATCGCGACGCTGGAGGACATGAAGGCCCTCTACGACGGCTTCGACCTGGTCAGCCCGACGACCTCGGTGTCGATGACGATCAACGGACCGGCACCCACCGTGCTGGCCTTCTTCCTCAACACCGCGATCGACCAGCAGCTGGCTGCCTTCCGGGAGCGGGAGGGTCGGGAGCCCTCCGGTGCCGAGGCCGAGGAGCTGCGGGCCTACGCGCTGGCGAACGTGCGAGGCACCGTGCAGGCGGACATCCTCAAGGAGGACCAGGGGCAGAACACCTGCTTGTTCACCACCGAGTTCTCCTTGCGGATGATGGGCGACATCCAGCAGTGGTTCATCGAGCAGGGGGTGCGCAACTTCTACTCGGTGAGCATCTCCGGCTATCACATCGCCGAGGCCGGGGCGAACCCCATCAGCCAGCTGGCGTTCACCCTGGCCAACGGGTTCACCTACGTCGAGTCCTACCTGGCCCGGGGCATGGACATCAACGACTTCGCCCCGAACCTGTCCTTCTTCTTCTCCAACGGCATGGACATCGAGTACTCGGTGATCGGCCGGGTCGCCCGCCGGATCTGGGCGGTGGCGATGAAGGAGAAGTACGGCGCGAACGAGCGCAGCCAGAAGCTGAAGTACCACGTGCAGACCTCGGGACGCTCGCTGCATGCGCAGGAGATGGACTTCAACGACATCCGCACCACGCTGCAGGCGCTCATCGCGATCTACGACAACGCCAACAGCCTGCACACCAACGCCTACGACGAGGCGATCACCACCCCGTCGACGGAGTCCGTGCGCCGGGCGCTGGCCATCCAGCTGATCATCAACCGGGAGTGGGGCCTGGCGATGAACGAGAACCCCAACCAGGGCTCGTTCATCATCGACCAGCTCACCGATCTGGTGGAGGAGGCCGTGCTGGCCGAGTTCGACCGGATCAGTGAGCGCGGCGGTGTGCTGGGCGCGATGGAGACCGGCTACCAGCGCGGCCGGATCCAGGACGAGTCGCTGCTGTACGAGCACAAGAAGCACGACGGCAGCCTGCCGATCATCGGGGTCAACACCTTCCTGCGGCCGGAGTCGGAGCGCGAGGCGGTCAAGGTCGAGCTCGCCCGGGCCACCGAGACCGAGAAGCAGTCCCAGCTGGAGCGGGTGCAGGACTTCCAGGAGCGGCATGCCCCAGAGGCGGCGGAGGCGCTGCAGCGGTTGAAGGAGGCCGCGCTGGCCGGTGACAACGTCTTCGCCGAGCTCATGCACGCCGCGCGGGTGTGCTCGCTGGGACAGATCACCGAGGCCTTCTTCGAGGTCGGCGGGCAGTACCGCCGCAACGTATGA
- a CDS encoding C45 family autoproteolytic acyltransferase/hydolase — MSLPSHLLEPHRVQVRTVRVEGASHRERGLARGRMLAGQIRETSAGYARLFARKGIAADERRAAAMASLDALAEWHPGLHEESLGIAEGAGLELVELGTTLARTEILTLTPDPPSECSTVTYQQPGASVSAQTWDWYAAFATSWHRQEVAPLAGEHAHRGFTEYGMPGKIGLNAAGVGVHLNILRHRDDRAGGVPVHAVLARVLAEAGTVAEAVEMIRSAPLSSSSLLTVVGADEVVMVEVAAGRTALLQRDGWSVHTNHFLAPELQDGAMLTDPASTTHERLAYLDEGAGSAPAPGEAGDLLPMLCSAPDRNCVARLPDPTQPPEDRIATLATVVIDPARGQVEVTPGIPQHAPA; from the coding sequence ATGAGCCTTCCGTCTCACCTGCTGGAGCCGCACCGGGTCCAGGTCCGCACGGTGCGGGTCGAGGGAGCCAGCCACCGGGAGCGTGGCTTGGCCCGCGGGCGGATGCTCGCCGGGCAGATCCGGGAGACGTCGGCGGGCTATGCCCGGCTGTTCGCCCGCAAGGGGATTGCTGCGGACGAACGCCGGGCAGCGGCGATGGCGAGCCTGGACGCGTTGGCGGAGTGGCACCCTGGGCTGCACGAGGAGAGCCTCGGGATCGCCGAGGGTGCCGGGCTGGAGCTGGTCGAGCTGGGCACCACCCTGGCCCGCACCGAGATCCTCACCCTGACCCCGGACCCGCCCTCAGAGTGCTCCACGGTCACCTACCAGCAGCCGGGCGCCTCGGTCTCGGCCCAGACCTGGGACTGGTATGCGGCGTTCGCCACCTCCTGGCACCGCCAGGAGGTGGCGCCGCTGGCCGGCGAGCACGCGCACCGCGGTTTCACCGAGTACGGCATGCCGGGCAAGATCGGGCTCAACGCCGCCGGGGTAGGCGTCCACCTCAACATCCTGCGCCACCGCGACGACCGAGCAGGTGGGGTGCCCGTGCACGCGGTGCTCGCCCGGGTGCTGGCCGAAGCCGGGACGGTCGCTGAGGCGGTGGAGATGATCCGGTCCGCGCCCCTGTCGTCGTCGTCGCTGCTGACCGTGGTCGGTGCCGATGAGGTGGTGATGGTGGAGGTGGCCGCCGGGCGCACCGCGCTGCTCCAGCGGGACGGGTGGTCGGTGCACACCAACCATTTCCTGGCGCCCGAGCTGCAGGACGGGGCGATGCTGACCGACCCGGCGTCCACCACGCACGAGCGGCTGGCCTACCTGGATGAGGGTGCCGGCTCGGCCCCCGCCCCCGGTGAGGCTGGTGACCTGCTGCCGATGCTGTGCTCGGCCCCGGACCGCAACTGCGTGGCGAGGCTGCCCGACCCCACTCAGCCTCCGGAGGACCGGATAGCGACCCTGGCGACCGTGGTCATCGACCCCGCCCGGGGACAGGTCGAGGTGACCCCCGGCATACCCCAGCACGCACCGGCCTGA
- a CDS encoding DUF429 domain-containing protein → MGFTQWWRRITGKGKGGTDDRAGKSGRIAKDGKDGSGSRSGPAGKGVKAGPGGPDHLKGIEQPKGKPGRMPQPDRSRPVLGVDSTRNGWLGALLESSGHGTPHLIAAASLQELLEKAGEVAVVAVTLPLGLPDQGRREADVQTRRFLGDQGSTVLTTPVRDAVYAISHSEANAFNRAAGGSGVSSQAWELRRRMQELDAWVRQDLPALVVETHPEAAFATLAGAPLTSRRRTGDGTAERRSALATGGVYIPTSAPHGIATDDVLDACAAAWSAHRVKNGEATTFPGEPQRHSDGIPAAVHV, encoded by the coding sequence ATGGGCTTCACGCAGTGGTGGCGTCGGATCACCGGCAAGGGTAAGGGCGGCACGGACGACAGGGCCGGCAAGAGCGGCAGGATCGCCAAGGACGGCAAGGACGGGTCGGGATCCAGGAGCGGTCCGGCCGGCAAGGGGGTGAAGGCAGGGCCAGGGGGGCCGGACCACCTCAAGGGGATCGAGCAGCCCAAGGGCAAGCCGGGACGGATGCCGCAGCCGGACCGCTCCCGTCCGGTGCTGGGGGTGGACTCCACCCGGAACGGGTGGCTCGGCGCGCTTCTGGAGAGCAGCGGGCACGGCACCCCGCACCTGATCGCCGCGGCCAGCCTGCAGGAGCTGCTCGAGAAGGCCGGTGAGGTCGCCGTGGTGGCGGTCACCCTCCCGCTGGGACTGCCCGACCAGGGCAGGCGGGAGGCGGACGTCCAGACCCGACGCTTCCTCGGCGACCAGGGCTCGACCGTGCTGACCACTCCGGTGCGGGATGCCGTCTACGCCATCAGCCACAGCGAGGCCAACGCCTTCAACCGGGCCGCGGGCGGCTCCGGCGTCTCCTCCCAGGCCTGGGAGCTGCGTCGCCGGATGCAGGAGCTGGACGCCTGGGTGCGCCAGGACCTGCCGGCGCTCGTGGTCGAGACGCACCCGGAGGCCGCCTTCGCGACGCTGGCGGGCGCGCCGCTGACCTCCCGCCGGCGCACCGGTGACGGCACGGCCGAGCGACGCTCGGCCCTGGCCACCGGAGGGGTCTACATCCCGACCAGCGCCCCGCACGGGATCGCTACGGACGACGTCTTGGACGCCTGCGCCGCAGCGTGGAGCGCTCACCGGGTCAAGAATGGCGAGGCCACCACCTTCCCCGGGGAGCCGCAGCGCCACTCCGACGGCATTCCCGCCGCGGTCCACGTGTGA
- a CDS encoding UTP--glucose-1-phosphate uridylyltransferase → MTARDLALTRMREAGVSQPAIDTFALHYDALAAGATGLIAEADVEPALPAVHLADLDAGKDEARAALDRTVVITLNGGLGTSMGLAGPKSLLPVHENLTFLDITVRQVLALRKRLGVRLPLLLMNSFSTQQATGEVLTRYPELAVDGLPLEFLQSQEPKLRAEDLSPVEWPDDPRLEWCPPGHGDLYPSLLASGLLDQLLEQGYRHAFVANVDNLGAVPDARIAAWFADSGAGYAAEVVGRTEMDKKGGHLVRRRSDGRLVLRETGQTAPEELVHFMDAEKHPYVNTNNLWFDLERLHAMLTERDGVLALPLIRNAKTVDPTDPTSTPVVQIETAMGGAVELFEDAVSIGVTRERFVPVKTTNELLLLRSDVYAVDPQTYLLTRTVDDHLVPVIDLAKDHYGMIAAFDERFPHGAPSLVQAHRLDVEGDWTFGRGVQVVGSVRLGPEGGQIEDGATLDSDPA, encoded by the coding sequence ATGACCGCACGTGACCTCGCCCTGACCCGCATGCGGGAGGCCGGCGTGAGCCAGCCCGCGATCGACACCTTCGCCCTGCACTACGACGCCCTCGCAGCGGGCGCGACCGGCCTCATCGCCGAGGCAGATGTCGAGCCGGCGCTGCCGGCCGTGCACCTCGCCGACCTGGACGCCGGTAAGGACGAGGCCCGCGCCGCCCTGGACCGCACGGTGGTCATCACCCTCAACGGCGGCCTGGGCACCTCGATGGGATTGGCCGGTCCCAAGTCGCTGCTGCCCGTGCACGAAAACCTCACCTTCCTCGACATCACCGTCCGGCAGGTGCTGGCTCTGCGCAAGCGGCTCGGGGTCCGCCTGCCGCTGTTGCTCATGAACTCCTTCTCCACCCAGCAGGCCACCGGCGAGGTGCTGACCCGTTACCCCGAGCTGGCTGTCGACGGCTTGCCCCTGGAGTTCCTGCAGAGCCAGGAACCCAAACTGCGCGCCGAGGATCTCAGCCCCGTGGAGTGGCCGGACGACCCACGCCTGGAGTGGTGCCCGCCCGGCCACGGCGACCTCTACCCCTCGCTGCTGGCCAGCGGGTTGCTGGACCAGCTGCTCGAGCAGGGCTACCGGCACGCCTTCGTCGCCAACGTCGACAATCTGGGTGCCGTCCCCGACGCCCGCATCGCGGCGTGGTTCGCGGACAGCGGGGCCGGGTATGCCGCGGAGGTGGTGGGGCGCACCGAGATGGACAAGAAGGGTGGCCACCTGGTGCGGCGACGCTCCGACGGCCGGCTCGTGCTGCGCGAGACCGGGCAGACGGCGCCAGAGGAGCTGGTGCACTTCATGGACGCCGAGAAGCACCCCTACGTCAACACCAACAACCTCTGGTTCGACCTCGAGCGGCTGCACGCCATGCTCACCGAGCGGGACGGGGTGCTGGCCCTGCCGCTCATCCGCAACGCCAAGACCGTGGACCCCACGGACCCGACCTCGACCCCGGTGGTCCAGATCGAGACCGCAATGGGCGGGGCGGTCGAGCTCTTCGAGGACGCGGTCTCCATCGGCGTCACCCGGGAGCGGTTCGTGCCGGTCAAAACCACCAACGAGCTGCTGCTGCTGCGCTCGGACGTGTATGCCGTGGACCCGCAGACCTACCTGCTCACCCGGACGGTGGACGACCATCTCGTGCCGGTCATCGACCTGGCCAAGGACCACTACGGGATGATCGCCGCCTTCGACGAGCGCTTCCCGCACGGGGCGCCGTCCCTGGTGCAGGCGCACCGGCTGGACGTCGAAGGTGACTGGACCTTCGGTCGCGGGGTGCAGGTGGTCGGGTCGGTGCGACTCGGGCCCGAGGGCGGGCAGATCGAGGACGGAGCCACCCTCGACTCCGACCCGGCCTGA
- a CDS encoding helical backbone metal receptor produces MAPAAAHQPLGSSRTVTDDLGTAVTLPAGPVTRVVSLVPSLTEALAATRRGALIGATDWCTHPADLDVPRVRGTKNPDRRAIESLAPELVVCVQEENRELDVRRLREAGVPVWVGVVESVDDALRVLRTLLTQVLGWDEPGWLTEVERLWGPDDGPRPMRRHVAVPIWRDPWMVVGPDTYTSDLLRVLGLDNVFAGPRSTGGSGRSTGDNGADPDGQVSRYPSVTVDQIDASGADVVLLPDEPYVFTDDDGPEAFTRTPTRLVSGRLLTWYGPAMLEAHQELSALDG; encoded by the coding sequence ATGGCACCTGCCGCGGCTCACCAGCCTCTCGGCTCCTCCCGCACCGTCACCGACGACCTGGGCACCGCCGTCACCCTCCCGGCCGGCCCGGTGACCCGGGTGGTCTCGCTCGTGCCCTCGCTGACCGAGGCGCTGGCGGCGACACGGCGCGGGGCGCTGATCGGTGCCACCGACTGGTGCACCCACCCGGCCGACCTGGACGTGCCGCGGGTGCGAGGCACCAAGAACCCGGACCGCCGTGCCATCGAGTCTCTCGCCCCCGAGCTGGTGGTGTGCGTGCAGGAGGAGAACCGCGAGCTGGACGTGCGCCGGCTCCGCGAGGCCGGGGTCCCGGTGTGGGTCGGCGTGGTGGAGTCGGTCGACGACGCCCTGCGCGTCCTGCGCACCCTGCTGACCCAGGTGCTGGGCTGGGACGAGCCTGGATGGCTGACCGAGGTCGAACGGCTCTGGGGTCCCGACGACGGCCCGAGACCGATGCGCCGGCACGTCGCGGTCCCGATCTGGCGCGACCCCTGGATGGTCGTGGGGCCGGACACCTACACGAGCGACCTGCTGCGCGTCCTGGGTCTGGACAACGTCTTCGCCGGCCCGCGCAGCACTGGCGGATCCGGCCGCAGCACGGGCGACAACGGGGCCGACCCCGACGGGCAGGTGTCCCGCTACCCCTCGGTCACGGTGGACCAGATCGACGCGTCCGGCGCCGACGTGGTGCTGCTGCCGGACGAACCCTACGTCTTCACCGACGACGACGGGCCGGAGGCGTTCACCCGCACCCCGACCCGTCTGGTGAGTGGTCGGCTCTTGACCTGGTACGGGCCCGCGATGCTCGAGGCGCACCAGGAGCTGTCAGCGCTGGACGGCTGA